A stretch of the Marasmius oreades isolate 03SP1 chromosome 8, whole genome shotgun sequence genome encodes the following:
- a CDS encoding uncharacterized protein (BUSCO:EOG09263U08) — MEDDLIVVDDVEEMPPPSEPQAGSSQQTEYSQNAPSGSRTSSRLRTSTQPPRAPSENIDRATRFASFNKTKTQPKLKLKLSEKAASQAPGMSFLGQYDRELDSDDEDLVFEEQFILRMPPGEDCDKLRKMVAARELSNDVWFKFKDSRRAVFHIGNNTYTAKLVDLPCIIESQKTLDNKQMFKVADICQMLVVDNRIENDDAVAHSSRGFNIEEFIWPHGITPPLHHVRKRRFRKRINKRTIESVEQEVERLLEADNMATEIKYEVLDNVNPDMSDSEFIEREEPVDAPTPAISDMGDAGTPGDLNGHDEEGENGDEDPEGDIDEELAAELDLALNDEEEEGDEEEEEEEDSDEEDDDDDDDEDAQSRKLLNEEIRDLEAAVAKKNSEISSSANPLIRKRFEDALKKLTADLEMKLAQRDELKEQQRRIKEGIPLDHDPDSDSDTGGGTGDTQNARTIEADDLFGDQDSMEMD, encoded by the exons ATGGAAGACGACCTCATTGTCGTCGATGATGTTGAAGAAATGCCACCACCCTCAGAACCACAGGCAGGCTCTTCCCAACAAACCGAGTACTCCCAAAATGCACCATCGGGCTCGCGAACATCATCTCGCCTCAGGACAAGTACCCAACCTCCGAGGGCCCCTAGTGAAAATATAGATCGAGCCACGCGCTTTGCTTCTTTCAATAAGACGAAAACCCAGCCCAAATTGAAGCTTAAACTCAGCGAGAAAGCTGCCTCTCAAGCACCAGGAATGTCGTTCCTGGGACAGTATGACAGAGAACTGGAttcagacgatgaagacttggTGTTCGAGGAACAGTTCATTCTGCGTATGCCTCCAGGGGAGGATTGTGATAAGTTGAGAAAGATGGTAGCTGCGAGAGAACTTTCCAACGACGTTtggttcaaattcaaag ACTCTCGTCGGGCGGTGTTTCATATCGGGAATAATACCTATACTGCCAAGCTGGTCGACCTACCTTGTATAATCGAATCTCAGAAGACTTTGGACAATAAGCAAATGTTCAAAGTCGCTGACATATGTCAG ATGCTTGTTGTTGATAACCGTATCGAAAATGATGATGCGGTGGCACATTCTTCTCGAGGCTTCAACATAGAAGAGTTTATATGGCCGCATGGAATAACACCTCCTCTTCACCATGTACGCAAACGGAGGTTTCGGAAAAGAATCAACAAACGG ACTATAGAGAGTGTCGAGCAAGAGGTCGAACGTTTACTGGAGGCTGATAACATGGCCACGGAGATCAAATACG AGGTTCTCGATAATGTGAATCCGGACATGTCGGATTCGGAATTCATTGAGCGGGAAGAACCTGTTGACGCGCCAACACCCGCTATTTCAGATATGGGAGACGCTGGCACTCCCGGTGACTTGAACGGTCATGATGAAGAAGGCGAAAATGGGGATGAGGACCCCGAAGGTGACATTGATGAAGAACTGGCCGCGGAGCTAGATCTGGCTCTTaatgacgaggaagaagaaggggacgaagaagaagaggaggaggaagacagcgatgaagaggacgatgacgacgacgacgacgaagatgcACAATCGAGGAAGCTGCTGAACGAAGAAATTCGGGATTTGGAGGCAGCTGTGGCCAAGAAAAATAGCGAGATATCAAGTTCGGCGAATCCTCTAATTAGG AAACGGTTCGAGGATGCTCTGAAGAAACTGACGGCTGATTTGGAGATGAAACTGGCCCAACGTGACGAACTTAAAGAACAGCAGCgcaggataaaggaaggaatacCTCTCGATCATGATCCCGACTCGGATTCGGACACTGGGGGTGGTACTGGCGATACTCAGAACGCGAGGACGATCGAGGCTGATGACCTTTTTGGAGACCAGGATTCGATGGAAATGGACTAA